One Arachis hypogaea cultivar Tifrunner chromosome 2, arahy.Tifrunner.gnm2.J5K5, whole genome shotgun sequence genomic window, tgataatgaataattttattcttcgttgttaaaaaatttggtcaatacttatccaCAGCATAAAGTGaatctcaattaacacacaaatgaactgaaattagttcagatttgaacaagcagtaaaaaaactcaatcatcaacaaaaacacatcaaattcattttttgatccaaatgaacctcaattaaactaaaaaagaaccgaaattacttaaggaataaaaaatttggtcaatacttatcaatagtatcaagtgaacctcaactAATTGACAAATAAATCGAAATAAGTTCAAATTTGAACAAGTAGTAAAAAAGAtttaatcatcaacaaaaacacatcgaatttatTTCTGGATCTAAATGAAccttaaataaactaaaaaatgaatcaaaattatttaatgatgacaCCAAAGAAAATCAGAACCAATAAAAATGTTAGCAAAATGTTAGTGTTGTTAGTAATGAtaataacgaaaaaaaaaagaaaaagacgacaacgtagcatcaaagaaaaagatgaagcgACGGCAAGATGTAGAGCTTTATTCAATATTTTACATTCGTATCTATTGAAATTAatatagagaaaaataaattagaagaagagaagaagaatctgtatgtgtaaatttaaaaaagaagataaagaaaaaaaaacaataacatTAAAACGTAtgcatatatatttaaaatatttagtttAATTGGACTTAGAGTTATAATAACTTAGATGTAAAATTTTATTCAATATCTTTACATTCGTATGTATCGAAattaatataaagaaaaataagctaAAAGGATTTCGGTCAGCATGAAGACAAATTCATCATCTCAAACGAGATCAAGTGGCAAGATCAAATGCAAATTGGATTTTATCATGGGTTATTGTTTTCTGTCCTTTTCTTTTGGTCGGGGGTTAATTGTTTCCTAAGTTGTTAGTACCATCTCGTTGACCCTCCAAAATAGGAACATCTCTGCACAAGATGCATAATCCAATAAGCATAACATAAGCTACCAACGAATCATTGACATTTTGACATATCGAAGCTGTGGCGTATGGAATTATTATTAATTCAACTGAAAATTGTTTGATTACGAAATTAGACATATTATAAATCtcaacaaatataaattatttaagtaTGATATGAGAAGATAATAGCATTGAATTTTAAGAAAAAGGTAAAcgtattttgataatattttttaaaattttctcctcacaaaagaatttattttcatcatttgaaTATTTGTCTAGTACCTGGTTCCAGCATATATATCCACGTAAGTATACACTTATATTAtagttttatttgaaatttaaagttTTTCTCTATACAACGTATAGAGTATATAATTGTGAACAAATAAACATGCTGATGCGGTTCGTTTTGTTGTGACTtgtcagatatatatatatatatatatatatatatatatatatatatatatatatatatatgagttgtAGTTATTATTATATTCATTTCTCGAGTTTTTTCCTATGTTAGGTTTACTGTAAAGCAAATTGCTAAAACGTTCTTCGGAGATCAGGTATATACAACTAAGTCAACGTTGATATAACATTTTCTAATGATTAGGGGGCCATGAGTAGAGGCCTAGAGCAATAGGATGATGATGTTTGCACACTAAAATGTTTATATTGTTATGAGTTATGACTATGATTATAATATACACCTTTCTATCTGTTTGGAAGAGAGAGGAAGCTAAGATATAACATAGTTTATGTATGTTTGAAAGGAAATAATAATactactaaaatatataaaaataatgtgcAAACATGAATATGGATTTAGTGGCATGTTTCATGAAGAAGTTTTGAAAGATCTGAATTTGTGATAACTCATGCCACTCAAATAATAGTCAAAATTAAATGACTATGGTCTTGTAAGTTGTAATTGTGGTTAGTCCACACACACAATTTGCACGAAAATGTCCCCACTTGGATAGATATCACCTAGATCACGTCTTCCACCTAATAGGCTAAAACAAGATTATGACCCTTAAAATTTCACCccttaattaattgaattataaaaatatcgtaataaaaaatgttatatataaTTATCTATGGAGTACAAATTTCGTACCAATGCCTCCCTTTTAAATAACTACATTAGATGTAGATCTAGAGAAAGAGAGGTTAACACGTCCTTATTGAAAAACAATTAGTCAACTAGCAAACAATATATAGGAGGATTAATAGAAAATTGAGATGGAAACAATAATTAGCAAATCACCCTTATTAAATAATCCATTGATCATTCCGAATCATGTTAATTGCTGTGGTGGAAATAATTattgataatatattttaaaaacctTGCATTGTGAGGTAGAATACAGTGATACCCGCCGCTAATATACAAATATTTGAAAGTTGACTAAGTATACGGCAGGTAGTGCATTCTCTTATTCTCTGTTTCTTAATTTAGGTTCCAGGTTCCAAccgaaaacaataattaaaaagaaaaggtaATACATAAGAGTGATGTTGAAGCCGCTGAATACCATATACCAAGtatatgatatgatatatattttaaattaagaaggaaaaaataataatatgaaagATGTGTAGTTGAAGGTCATAGCATCTCCATGGTGCCACTCTTCTCCACGCTTTACTATATCCAGTTTGTGATTCTTCCTTCTATCTCTCATGATCAAAGGAACAAGAAGGTCTTATTGTTATTATTCCCGTCAGGACCATAATAAGCACTAGTTGTATGTGCTGCTTTTGTTGTATTAAATTATTGCATTATGGAGACTGAAGCTCCTGAAGACAGAGAGGATAACAGAGCTGATGACGACACAATCGAAAAGGTACTCCTTCTTGGCTTtcttatgattgttgtttgattcATCTGCCATTTCATTGATCATAACCTCCTCCATTTTGGCGAATAATAGGTTTTCGCAGTCTTACATGTTCCTTAGTAAGTTTTCCTTTTGCTTCTAGGGTCCAGAATCATTTGAAATAACTGAGGAACTCTCAAGTAGACGACATGGGACTAGGAAAAGCCTCATCTTGGAGATTCCAACAACAAGCACTGTGGATGAAGATTTTGTGAGGATAAACATGCCTCTAACTCCTCCTCCAAGAAAAGTGGCCTTTTCACCATGTCCAAGCCCTTCAGCATCAAGGAATAGATCAACTATGAAAACTTTATTTCCCAAACTCACTTTAAAAATCAGGAGCACAAGCTCACAGCAGATCGAAAATGCTGCTTTTCTTGCACTCGAAGGTTCACCAAAGGTGGCACCAAAGAAGCCTCTTCTTCCGAGGACATTTTCACTTACAAAGTTGATCACCCCTAGAGGGAAGAACACGGCATCCTTGCCTGTAACACCGATTGCTCACTCTAATCCAGGGTCCACACATGGAGGAAATGCTGCTTATCTAGCTTCAATTGTAACTACCTTTGCAGCTTTTGCAGTAGACTTGTGCTACATGTGCTTGCACACTTCTCCACCATTGGATTCTTATCTGATCCTTATTTTGCAGGATAAAGGGATCCAATTACCAATGCATCGTTCTCGTTCAGTTCCAATACTTAACAAGGCAGGGAGCACAAGTGTAGGTGGAATGTTTCGTATAATTCCAACCACACCAACATCAGCGACATCTCCATCTGGTGATAGTGGTAACATACCAACACTTTCCTCACATGTTTGTATTATAATAAACCTTTTCGAAAATGAAATTCACCTTCTGTACACACTATATACAATCTCTTATTATTCATGACCAAACAATCAGGAACTGCTCCATGTTTATTGAATTCTACTAACCAACTTGTTAATGTGAGGGTTCCTATTCAGTTGAGAATGAGGATGGTGGTGAAGATATTCCCGAAGAAGAAGCTGTTTGTAGAATTTGTATGGTTGAATTGGGGGAAGGTGCTGATGATACTCTTAAATTGGAGTGTAGTTGCAAAGGTGAACTTTCACTGGCTCACCAACAATGTGCAGTTAAATGGTTTAGCATTAAAGGAAACAGAACATGTGATGTTTGCAAGCAAGAAGTTAAGAACTTACCTGTGACTCTCTTGCGGCTTCAAACTGCACCTAGAGGGCAGCATGCTGAGATTTCTCAAACAAGGCAAGGGTAAATTATTGCTttgcttctctttattttttccaACATGTGACAACAGAGTTAATGCAAAGAATTTTCAGGGTTTggcaggatgctcccattcttgTAGTTGTCAACATGCTGGCTTACTTTTGTTTTCTTGAGCAGCTTCTTGTGAGTGTAACTACTAACTATTCTTGGTCTTGGATGATGGTTCCCTATGAGCCACACATGAATCCTAATGTTATTGATTGGTGACAGGTTTCAAGTATGGGCTCTGGTGCTGTTGCCATGtctcttccattttcttgtatACTTGGTCTTCTTGGTAGCATGACATCTACAACAATGGGTAGGGCTTATTGTACCTTTAGGTAACACTTCTTCACCTGAATTTTTGCCTTTGTTACCACTACACTGATTCCTCCAAAATTTGTTGTTAGTGAGGAGAAATCATGTTTGGGTTTATGCAACTGTGCAGTTTGTTCTGGTGGTTGTCAGTGGACACCTTTTCTATTCATTGGTAAGAAATCCATTTTACAAACATGTTTACAGTAAAAGAAATATATAGAGGCATTGTTTTTAAAAAACCAGAAATTGCATGATGCAATCTTCTTCTAATATAAGGTAATTCGATACTTCTGTTTTTTGTTTCCAAGTAATTTGATACATTTATTTGGGATGGCAGGTTCATATGCAAGCTGTTCTAGCTATTTTGCTTGCCACATTTACTGGCTTTGGGGCTGTGATGTTTGTAGCTTCTGTTCTTGCTGAGATATCAAATTGGAGGAGAATAAGTCTTGGTCAGTTGAATCAAGAGGAGGCAGTGGCACCTGATGAATCATCTTCAGCAGGTCATCATCAATCTGAGGCTCCTGAAAGTAATTTGAGAGATTCCCCTCTTATGCATGTGAACCAGCTAAATGTGCTCCCACTCGGGTAATTCTCTTGAAGGATGCACCAGCAAGGTGTTTATGTCTAATGTAGTATATAGAGTACATATTGTATAGAAATTTGAGCACATTATACTTTAGTTGTGTTTGTTTTTGCCATGTTACATGAGAAGTGTTTATTTGTACTTACTTTGGCTTCATACACTGAATCGATACGTACTTGTTCATGGTACATATAGGAATAGACATGTAATGACATTGGTTTGCAAGAAAGATGCTAATCCTCTAAAGTGAATGTCTCTGAAAGGATGCATAAAACGCTTCTCCTTGAGGCTGGTAGCTAACAAGGTCTCTCGTCGAAGGGGAACTATAAGCTCATCAGTTTCGAGTTCCGATGGAGTTACCTGATGAGTAATATGAATGGAGTTGCTGTGTGCCACCCTGACCCAACGATCTTGTTCATTAGGAATTGAAATTCCCGTTATTtgtctgaaaaacaacaaacactaTTTGCTTTGGGGAGATCGAAGAgtgaagaaaatttaaaaatataagaaaataatttaatttttttaaaaaaataaaagaagataaaagaCATTTTGCATTGTCTTGGTCAAAGTATGGGCTATGAACTGTCTCCTCTGGTGACTAAGCCCCAACCCCAACCTCTGTCTTTCTCCTTAGCTCAGCCACTCACTCTCTACCTCACTCACTGCACGCTCACGGCTCACCACGCTAGCCAACCACGGAGGTCATCGTTCGCCACTCTCCCGCCGGATTAACTGCCTCTTCCCCGCGCCACGGCTCGCGTAGTCGCGTCTGCCTCCTCCGTCTCTGTGGTCCCCGCCGCTTGGCTCCGTCTCGTGCCTCGCCTTGCCTCCTCTGCAATCTCTGCTTTGCTCCTCTTCGAagctctctctctatctctctcgcCTGCTTGCCGTCACCGTTGGCTCCTATGCCTCGTCCCCGCACCGCTTGTCTTAGTTTGCCTCTACTTCCTCTATGCGTCTTCTTCCTCTGCTCATGATACATCCTCGTTCCTCCGTCACCGTCTtcttgcttctgcttctgcaGTGTGGGTGAGTTCACTGACTTCACTCTTCACtgagttgagttttttttttttttcagtttttattcTATAAACTTATTATACtgagttttttcaattttaaattttgatgtagGTTTAGATAATTTGCTTAACTTGATGtaattagttattattgattAGAATTAGATAATTGGTTCATTGCTTGCAGCCTCAGTTTGTGTTCATCATCATGAATCTATGAAATACACGTTCAACTtcgtgtttctttttttttttttttaattgacttCATTTTGTTGTGTTTTTTGTTTCAAGATTAACCGCAAAATGCTTATTTCAGTTAAATGCTTATTAGTTATTAATGTTCAGATTCAATCGTTCATTTGGAGTGTCATGATTGAATTCACATTTTCTCGTTTTGGCAATGCTTGATTCGTTGTTTTGAAAGATTTGCAATATGGAGAAAGATACATGTACTAGTGCTGCTCTGCACTGATGCGCTCATTCATCTCTCTCTCTGTTATTTACCTCTCTTAGTTCAATCTATGTCACTCTTCCATACTATATACAGTTATACACATACGTTACATGTATCTATTAATTTCTCTATGAAATATGATTAATTTCCAGCAGATTGTATAATAGGTAGTCCTTCAACAAGTGGATAATTTTATTGGCTCATGAACGCAAGACTCACGCAAGACCGTCAAACATAGGGCTGGTGATAAATGCTTTATGCCTACTTGTGTGTATAATGCTCTTATCGCGATCAGGTGAATTCTTTGTTCGAGGATCTTGATGAGAGTATCATTACACGTCTATTGGTGTCATGGATGCTTTTCAAAAGAATGGAATGATCCGCGAAATGGAATCAGTACTTGCTCGATTGAAAAGCCATAAGCGTAAGCTCTGACTTGACTATCTTTAATTTGCTCATCAATGCATACGGGAAGAAGCAGGAATTCGATAAGATGGAACAAGTATTCAAGAGTTTGTTGAGGTCCAAGGAGAAACCAACACTGCCTACGTTTAATTCCATGATTCTGAACTATGGCAAGGCACGATTGAAGGAGAAAGCAGAAAATGTTTTCAGAAAAATGACTGACATGGTTTATAAACCAAGCTTTATCACTTACAAAAGTCTCATCTACATATATGGATACTGTGATTGCATTTCCAAAGCTAGAGATTTATTTGAAGGGCTAATTGAGTCAAAGTCTCAAATAAAAGCATCAACCCTAAGTGTTATGCTTGATGTTTACCGCATAAATGGTTTACCATTGGAAGCAGATTCTCTGTTGGAGAGGGCAATTACTTTTCAAGTATTTCCTGATGCTTCAACATATAAGCTTCTTAGGGTTTACACTAAAGCCAACTTGAAGGAGCTTGTGGATAAATTGCTAAGGCATATGGATAGAGATGGTATTATCCCTAACAAGAAGTTCTTCCTAGATGCTTTGGGATCTTCACGAGACAAGTCAAAATCTGCTATTACTGCTGTAACTCATTCAAATAGCTTCGCAGAACCTCAGCTGAACACGTAGTTGGTAATTCACATCAAGAATTTCAGCTAAGGTGATATGGTATGTTATTGTGACTTTGCCATCACTAGTTAAATGTTTAAGTTTTGATTTAGTGAAATTGTTATTCTTTGTTTATACTTTTGTTTTGTAAATAGTTACTactgtattcttttttttttccccttgtTTTGTTCATTTGGATTTAGTATAGTGAATTTGGCAAAGTGATTGGTGCTGGAAAGCAATAAGTAAATCAATGACTTACAAAATGAAATTTCGATTAATGATATTATTGACAATACAAGAGTAATGATAATTGCATTTGAAACAAAGACTACAAGTCTGACTTGTAACATTCTgctcaaaaatgaaaaattaataattcaataaatCGATCAAGGCAATTTGTTGAGAAGATATATAACGTTAATAACAATCTTGAACTAATATTGTTTATGCACTTTCAAGTGTTGATTGTATGAATTTTGTTTTTGACTCAAAATGAAGAAGTCGCATCATCAGTAtagaaaacatgaataaaattgGAGATGCGGGGTATCGATCCCCGTACCTCTCGCATGCTAAGCGAGCGCTCTACCATCTGAGCTACATCCCCATGACTGCTTATTTTATCGAGTTTTAGTTTACCATTCTTCTGTTCAaactattattactattattgttgttacaaaaatagaagagttttatttcttattatttggtTATGATAATCTAAACAGCTAGTAGTTATGGTGGTCAGTGTCTAGTGTAGATAGACATGCATAACATCAATCAGTAATGATTTACTGGTATTTGCATCGTTTTCGGGACTATTCAATCCAAATTGGAAAGACTCAGACACACACTTTATAGTTACTGTGTATGCAGAGAGCTACAAGCATTAGACGATAGTAACCACGAACTGTCAAAGCAAAGAAGCAGTAGCGTCAAATTCAATCGCTTTGACCACGAATTCAGCTGACCTTGATTTTCAACTTACAAGGTCTAGTGGTAATTATACTaggaataattaaaatatgattttCAGTTAGCTTATTATTAGCTTCAACTACTACTAGCACGGTGTAGTTGATGACACTTGACAaatcaatatcaaaatcaaattaaagGGATTACTTTCACTGTTTCAATCGTGTCCTTGGCCTTGCCATCGTTACGAGAGAATCAGGGTGTATGTACCATTTAAAAGCCAGTCTGGCACCTACATTGTAGATTCTCCCAAGCTAGTAACTTAACAAGTACATACTCTTCTGTGTCTTTCTTCACTTCCTATCTACCACAAATAATGCTTAATTTAAATgcataatgaataataataagtGATCTGCTAGTTATAATTCAGTCTAATTATGTCTATAAATCGAAATTTAAACACAATAATAAACGtgatttatttttagttagaaaAAATCTTGTTGATAATAATCTgctcaaaaataaattaagatatcaaaaaataagtaaatattttaatttttctaaaaaagtaACATTCTATAAATTTCAAACTCTGTAAAAAAATATGTTACTTACTTTAAGTAACATCATATTCATCTTCTCTTCTTATTAATTTGAGCATCAGAGTACTTTTATAGATATTTTTGCCAACTTTTTCCATCTCAAGCAAAAACAAGCTCAATTCTTGAATAGGACGAGTTATATCTTACCCCAGAAAAACAATAAGTATACATTCAAAAGtttctaaatcttaatatttatcaacttttataatatatatatatatatatatatatatatatatatatatatatatattccaaatttccaatacttgttaagtttaaaatttttgaacaagtatatatgtttttaagaatatttaatggatgaaaaaaaagaaaaaaataatactttttacaATACCCTTAACCTGCTGCTTGTGTAATAGGACAAAGGTGATCTATATACTAAAGTACTTTACTCGGGGAATATCTAAAAAATTTGTATATCTATAATTTGTCGTATGGTGGAATAATTTTTCATCTACCAGAATTGGTGATGAAAAGACCACATCACCTGAAAACACCACTGAATTATTAACAGAAAAGTTGGCAAGACATATCCAAAGGAATCAGATTGTGATAAGGTTTCAACCAGCTACGTACTGTAATAATAtactatttcttttcttctttcttccgatTAACCCCGCCATGCCAGTAGAAAAGGATTTGAATTTTGACGGTCAACACGAGAATAGTATGTAGTACGTAacatgtgtttttggcgtttcaCATAAAAATTAACCAGAAATAGAATAATATACTATCTCAATGTGCttataaaatcaatttcttttcattttaaaaaaatattgtttcccTCCACTACTTCTCCCAACAAGTTTAGatagaagataaaacaagaatttggaaaaataaaaaataaaaagcatatGCATGATTTGAGGGGTGTTCCCTATTCCCTTTAATTTAGTCATCTCGTTAGAGAGACATGCATATAGTAGTGGTCCCTACTCCCTACTCCCTACTACAATTAATAGGTTACACTGTGAGGAGTCTATATTTGGTCTTCTCTTCCTACCCATCATTATATTATGCTTCATGAACCTCAGCTAGCTCAATTTCTAAATAATTCTACTCTAAAAGGAAGATATGTAAGTTATCATGGCTTTGCTATTTGAACATTAACAGAATATAGACATGAGAGtggaataatatatataaataaactaGTAGAGAAAATGTTACAAAGCTCGTAAGTCCTATTTGGTGaccattttaaaataaagatatagaACTGTAGGACTAAAACTTTGTATCTTACTTATATTCACCTTACTCTTATGTCCACATATTCTACATGTTGAAGATCAGAAGAAACATTTCTAACCATGATATAACATGAAATTGATGATAGTTGccgcaaaataaaaaacaattcacTAATTGGTAGTGAATTGGGTGAGCCCCATGGAAGAAGCaaactttgcaagctcttgtggTAGGAACTGATGAAGGCCAGCGGGTCCTTCACCAGCACCGCTGACCCCGAGAAAATCTCTCGTCAAGTTATGTTCCATCGACGCTGAGTTTGAACCGGCATGATGAGGGAGCTTCAAGTTCCCCGCAGGATCCGTGGTACTATTTTGAGCTGCAGTTTGCATAACTAGGTGATCATAAGTGTTGGAAGAATGCGTGAATGAGCTGAAGCTACTAGTTGAAGCAAAATCCCCAGCATGAGCATTATGGTTTGAATTATTAGATGATGAGGAGGTCATTACCCCAAAAGTAGCACTGAAAATGGAAGGAGTGGTGGTTGATCTTGTGGAACCCATCTGAGCTGCTTTCTGAAGAAGTGCGGTTGCTGACATGGGAGATAATTGGTTGTTATTGTTATCGGTGGTGGTGCTTTGACCGTCAGAAGTATAAATAGAAGCCAAGTTATCTGATGATTTTCCAATAGCAGGTAGTGAGGAGGAAGAGAGTGAAAGGTGGTTTGCACTATTACTATTGTGGGTGAAGTTATTCATTTGCACAATGTCAGGTAAAGGCAAGGAAGAAGACGCATTGTGATGATAGAGTCCGACAAGATTACTATTATCATGAGAGGAAGTGGCGTGTTGTTGATGATGGTTGAGCCATAGGGATAAGTTAGGGGAGTGAttgaaatgaagaggaggaatgAGGGcatgagaaggaggaggaggtggttgtTGGGTGTGGAAATTGAGATTTGTAGTGGAGGGGGGAAGGAGAAGGGAGGAGGTCTCGAGAGCCAAAGCATCGCAGAAAGCTCTGTGGGTGATGAAGCTATCCTTCCTGGAGA contains:
- the LOC112761039 gene encoding uncharacterized protein isoform X1 — encoded protein: METEAPEDREDNRADDDTIEKGPESFEITEELSSRRHGTRKSLILEIPTTSTVDEDFVRINMPLTPPPRKVAFSPCPSPSASRNRSTMKTLFPKLTLKIRSTSSQQIENAAFLALEGSPKVAPKKPLLPRTFSLTKLITPRGKNTASLPVTPIAHSNPGSTHGGNAAYLASIDKGIQLPMHRSRSVPILNKAGSTSVGGMFRIIPTTPTSATSPSGDSVENEDGGEDIPEEEAVCRICMVELGEGADDTLKLECSCKGELSLAHQQCAVKWFSIKGNRTCDVCKQEVKNLPVTLLRLQTAPRGQHAEISQTRQGVWQDAPILVVVNMLAYFCFLEQLLVSSMGSGAVAMSLPFSCILGLLGSMTSTTMVRRNHVWVYATVQFVLVVVSGHLFYSLVHMQAVLAILLATFTGFGAVMFVASVLAEISNWRRISLGQLNQEEAVAPDESSSAGHHQSEAPESNLRDSPLMHVNQLNVLPLGNRHVMTLVCKKDANPLK
- the LOC112761039 gene encoding uncharacterized protein isoform X3 codes for the protein METEAPEDREDNRADDDTIEKGPESFEITEELSSRRHGTRKSLILEIPTTSTVDEDFVRINMPLTPPPRKVAFSPCPSPSASRNRSTMKTLFPKLTLKIRSTSSQQIENAAFLALEGSPKVAPKKPLLPRTFSLTKLITPRGKNTASLPVTPIAHSNPGSTHGGNAAYLASIDKGIQLPMHRSRSVPILNKAGSTSVGGMFRIIPTTPTSATSPSGDSVENEDGGEDIPEEEAVCRICMVELGEGADDTLKLECSCKGELSLAHQQCAVKWFSIKGNRTCDVCKQEVKNLPVTLLRLQTAPRGQHAEISQTRQGVWQDAPILVVVNMLAYFCFLEQLLVSSMGSGAVAMSLPFSCILGLLGSMTSTTMVRRNHVWVYATVQFVLVVVSGHLFYSLVHMQAVLAILLATFTGFGAVMFVASVLAEISNWRRISLGQLNQEEAVAPDESSSAGHHQSEAPESNLRDSPLMHVNQLNVLPLGLYNR
- the LOC112761039 gene encoding uncharacterized protein isoform X5: METEAPEDREDNRADDDTIEKGPESFEITEELSSRRHGTRKSLILEIPTTSTVDEDFVRINMPLTPPPRKVAFSPCPSPSASRNRSTMKTLFPKLTLKIRSTSSQQIENAAFLALEGSPKVAPKKPLLPRTFSLTKLITPRGKNTASLPVTPIAHSNPGSTHGGNAAYLASIDKGIQLPMHRSRSVPILNKAGSTSVGGMFRIIPTTPTSATSPSGDSVENEDGGEDIPEEEAVCRICMVELGEGADDTLKLECSCKGELSLAHQQCAVKWFSIKGNRTCDVCKQEVKNLPVTLLRLQTAPRGQHAEISQTRQGVWQDAPILVVVNMLAYFCFLEQLLVSSMGSGAVAMSLPFSCILGLLGSMTSTTMVRRNHVWVYATVQFVLVVVSGHLFYSLVHMQAVLAILLATFTGFGAVMFVASVLAEISNWRRISLGQLNQEEAVAPDESSSAGHHQSEAPESNLRDSPLMHVNQLNVLPLG
- the LOC112761039 gene encoding uncharacterized protein isoform X2 — its product is METEAPEDREDNRADDDTIEKGPESFEITEELSSRRHGTRKSLILEIPTTSTVDEDFVRINMPLTPPPRKVAFSPCPSPSASRNRSTMKTLFPKLTLKIRSTSSQQIENAAFLALEGSPKVAPKKPLLPRTFSLTKLITPRGKNTASLPVTPIAHSNPGSTHGGNAAYLASIDKGIQLPMHRSRSVPILNKAGSTSVGGMFRIIPTTPTSATSPSGDSVENEDGGEDIPEEEAVCRICMVELGEGADDTLKLECSCKGELSLAHQQCAVKWFSIKGNRTCDVCKQEVKNLPVTLLRLQTAPRGQHAEISQTRVWQDAPILVVVNMLAYFCFLEQLLVSSMGSGAVAMSLPFSCILGLLGSMTSTTMVRRNHVWVYATVQFVLVVVSGHLFYSLVHMQAVLAILLATFTGFGAVMFVASVLAEISNWRRISLGQLNQEEAVAPDESSSAGHHQSEAPESNLRDSPLMHVNQLNVLPLGNRHVMTLVCKKDANPLK
- the LOC112761039 gene encoding uncharacterized protein isoform X8 encodes the protein METEAPEDREDNRADDDTIEKGPESFEITEELSSRRHGTRKSLILEIPTTSTVDEDFVRINMPLTPPPRKVAFSPCPSPSASRNRSTMKTLFPKLTLKIRSTSSQQIENAAFLALEGSPKVAPKKPLLPRTFSLTKLITPRGKNTASLPVTPIAHSNPGSTHGGNAAYLASIDKGIQLPMHRSRSVPILNKAGSTSVGGMFRIIPTTPTSATSPSGDSVENEDGGEDIPEEEAVCRICMVELGEGADDTLKLECSCKGELSLAHQQCAVKWFSIKGNRTCDVCKQEVKNLPVTLLRLQTAPRGQHAEISQTRQGVWQDAPILVVVNMLAYFCFLEQLLVSSMGSGAVAMSLPFSCILGLLGSMTSTTMGRAYCTFSLFWWLSVDTFSIHWFICKLF
- the LOC112761039 gene encoding uncharacterized protein isoform X4, whose amino-acid sequence is METEAPEDREDNRADDDTIEKGPESFEITEELSSRRHGTRKSLILEIPTTSTVDEDFVRINMPLTPPPRKVAFSPCPSPSASRNRSTMKTLFPKLTLKIRSTSSQQIENAAFLALEGSPKVAPKKPLLPRTFSLTKLITPRGKNTASLPVTPIAHSNPGSTHGGNAAYLASIDKGIQLPMHRSRSVPILNKAGSTSVGGMFRIIPTTPTSATSPSGDSVENEDGGEDIPEEEAVCRICMVELGEGADDTLKLECSCKGELSLAHQQCAVKWFSIKGNRTCDVCKQEVKNLPVTLLRLQTAPRGQHAEISQTRVWQDAPILVVVNMLAYFCFLEQLLVSSMGSGAVAMSLPFSCILGLLGSMTSTTMVRRNHVWVYATVQFVLVVVSGHLFYSLVHMQAVLAILLATFTGFGAVMFVASVLAEISNWRRISLGQLNQEEAVAPDESSSAGHHQSEAPESNLRDSPLMHVNQLNVLPLGLYNR
- the LOC112761039 gene encoding uncharacterized protein isoform X6 — its product is METEAPEDREDNRADDDTIEKGPESFEITEELSSRRHGTRKSLILEIPTTSTVDEDFVRINMPLTPPPRKVAFSPCPSPSASRNRSTMKTLFPKLTLKIRSTSSQQIENAAFLALEGSPKVAPKKPLLPRTFSLTKLITPRGKNTASLPVTPIAHSNPGSTHGGNAAYLASIDKGIQLPMHRSRSVPILNKAGSTSVGGMFRIIPTTPTSATSPSGDSVENEDGGEDIPEEEAVCRICMVELGEGADDTLKLECSCKGELSLAHQQCAVKWFSIKGNRTCDVCKQEVKNLPVTLLRLQTAPRGQHAEISQTRVWQDAPILVVVNMLAYFCFLEQLLVSSMGSGAVAMSLPFSCILGLLGSMTSTTMVRRNHVWVYATVQFVLVVVSGHLFYSLVHMQAVLAILLATFTGFGAVMFVASVLAEISNWRRISLGQLNQEEAVAPDESSSAGHHQSEAPESNLRDSPLMHVNQLNVLPLG
- the LOC112761039 gene encoding uncharacterized protein isoform X9, whose amino-acid sequence is METEAPEDREDNRADDDTIEKGPESFEITEELSSRRHGTRKSLILEIPTTSTVDEDFVRINMPLTPPPRKVAFSPCPSPSASRNRSTMKTLFPKLTLKIRSTSSQQIENAAFLALEGSPKVAPKKPLLPRTFSLTKLITPRGKNTASLPVTPIAHSNPGSTHGGNAAYLASIDKGIQLPMHRSRSVPILNKAGSTSVGGMFRIIPTTPTSATSPSGDSVENEDGGEDIPEEEAVCRICMVELGEGADDTLKLECSCKGELSLAHQQCAVKWFSIKGNRTCDVCKQEVKNLPVTLLRLQTAPRGQHAEISQTRVWQDAPILVVVNMLAYFCFLEQLLVSSMGSGAVAMSLPFSCILGLLGSMTSTTMGRAYCTFSLFWWLSVDTFSIHWFICKLF